In Nocardia sp. NBC_00403, the DNA window CGCCTGGTGCCGGAGAGTCTGCCCAGCCCGGGCTGAGTCCCGCCGGCAGCCTGGCTGAATCGGGCCCGACTCCACCTGAATCGGGCCCAGCTCCGTCCGAACGGCTGGCCCAGCCTCAGCCGAGTCGGGCCCAGCCGCGCTGAATCAGATATGGACGCCGTAGTCGCGCGCGATTCCGGCGAGCCCGGACGCGTAACCCTGACCGATGGCACGGAACTTCCACTCGTTGCCGTACCGGTACAGCTCACCGAACACCATCGCGGTCTCGGTGGAGGCGTCCTCGGTCAGGTCGTAGCGGGCCAGTTCGGCGCCGGTGTTCTGGTCCACGACCCGGATGAACGCATTGCGGATCTGCCCGAAGGACTGGCCACGCGCGTCGGCGTCATGGATCGAAACGGGGAAGAAGATGTTGGTGATGGTCGGCGGTGTCGCAGCCAGGTCGACAACGATCGTCTCGTCGTCGCCCTCGCCCTCACCGGTGAGGTTGTCACCGGTGTGTTCGATGGTGCCCTCGGGCGAGCGGAGGTTGTTGTAGAAAATGAAATGCTGATCCGACAGCACTTTCAGGCTCGGCCCGGTGGCGAGCGCGCTCGCATCGAGGTCGTAGTCGGCCCCGGTGGTGGTGCGGACGTCCCAGCCGAGCCCGACCGTCACCTTGGTGAGGTTCGGTGCCTGCTTGGACAGCGAAACATTTCCGCCTTTGGCCAATGTGACGCTCATGATCCCCTTCCGCTCGGCGCGTTCGCGCCGCCTTTCTCCACGATTATGACTCGGTACCAGAAGTGCTGCGTGGGTTCAGTTCTGGTTTTCCGCCCAGGCGCGCAACGTTGTCACGCGGCCTTCCAGCGCACGTAACTCGGTCGCGTCGAGCACCTTACGCTGGATGCCGTCGGCCACCTCGAATGCCGACTGCCGATGATCGTCGATCACCTCGACGTCGATCCGAACCGCCACATAATCGGGCGCGCCGGGCAGGTCCTCAGGGATCACCTGCGCCTTGCCCCGCGCACACAATGCGACGTCGCCACCCCCGAGAATCAGCAGCGCGACATCGGCGCGCTCCCGCAGCCGGGCCAGCGAACCGCGATCGGATTTCAGGCTGAGCAGGATGCGTCGGTCACCGGCACGGACCGGCCAGGACACCGGAATCGCGTGCGGCGCCGGGTCGGTGGTGACGAGTACCGCGATCGTTTCCTGCGGCCATTCGGGCAACACGTCCAGCACGGGGTGATCATCGGTCGAGTGGTCTTGACGTTGCGCAGGGCTCGCTCCGGCTGCCATCTTCGTCACCTCATGGATCGTCACGCGCGACGGGCTGTGCCGCGCTGATAGCAGTCTAAGGTGCTGTGCCCCTTGTCCGCTGGCCCTGCCA includes these proteins:
- a CDS encoding TerD family protein, which translates into the protein MSVTLAKGGNVSLSKQAPNLTKVTVGLGWDVRTTTGADYDLDASALATGPSLKVLSDQHFIFYNNLRSPEGTIEHTGDNLTGEGEGDDETIVVDLAATPPTITNIFFPVSIHDADARGQSFGQIRNAFIRVVDQNTGAELARYDLTEDASTETAMVFGELYRYGNEWKFRAIGQGYASGLAGIARDYGVHI